Proteins encoded in a region of the Pseudomonas putida genome:
- a CDS encoding superoxide dismutase, with translation MPHTLPALPYAYDALEPHIDAQTMEIHHTKHHQTYVNGLNAAIEGTEWAEWPVEKLVGAVKQLPENLRGAVTNHGGGHANHSLFWTVMSPQGGGEPVGQLAQAVTAQLGGFEAFKEAFTKAALTRFGSGWAWLSVTPQKTLVVESSGNQDSPLMHGNTPILGLDVWEHAYYLKYQNRRPEYIGAFYNVIDWAQVERRYLEALK, from the coding sequence ATGCCACATACCCTGCCTGCATTGCCATACGCCTATGACGCGCTGGAGCCGCACATCGACGCCCAGACCATGGAAATCCACCACACCAAGCATCATCAGACCTACGTGAATGGTCTCAACGCCGCTATCGAAGGTACCGAGTGGGCCGAATGGCCGGTTGAGAAGCTGGTTGGCGCCGTCAAGCAACTTCCGGAAAACCTGCGTGGCGCAGTGACCAACCACGGCGGCGGCCACGCCAACCACAGCCTGTTCTGGACCGTCATGTCGCCACAGGGTGGCGGTGAGCCTGTGGGCCAGCTGGCGCAAGCTGTCACCGCGCAACTGGGCGGCTTCGAGGCTTTCAAGGAGGCTTTCACCAAGGCTGCGCTGACGCGCTTCGGCAGCGGCTGGGCCTGGCTAAGCGTGACACCGCAGAAAACCCTGGTGGTAGAGAGCAGTGGCAACCAAGACAGCCCGTTGATGCACGGCAATACGCCAATCCTCGGCCTGGACGTGTGGGAGCACGCGTATTACCTCAAGTACCAGAACCGTCGTCCGGAATACATCGGCGCCTTCTACAACGTCATTGACTGGGCGCAAGTGGAGCGCCGTTACCTCGAAGCCCTGAAGTGA
- a CDS encoding ZIP family metal transporter, translated as MRSEVMSVSSVRLFRLALGTLLLLAGTALLVARGLAWLDLEPRMLRALEGGALCALGTALGAVPVLVIRNMPVALADTLLGFGAGVMLAATAFSLIIPGLDAAQSIGFSPWGAGGLISFGLLFGALCLFLVDLKVSGASPEALVGPDNQPVIAARIWLFVIAIIAHNIPEGMAIGVSAGGGMADADSLAMGIALQDVPEGLVIALVLAGAGMPRFKAFLIGAASGLVEPVAAVICAWLVNVAELLLPLGLACAAGAMLLVVTQEIIPESRSNGHHRLASLGLCIGFCLMMVMDTAMS; from the coding sequence ATGCGCTCTGAGGTGATGTCTGTCAGCAGTGTGCGCCTGTTCCGCCTGGCGCTTGGGACCTTGCTGTTGCTGGCTGGCACCGCGCTGCTGGTAGCGCGTGGCCTCGCCTGGCTGGACCTGGAGCCGCGCATGCTTCGCGCCCTTGAGGGCGGTGCGCTATGTGCGCTGGGCACTGCACTGGGCGCAGTACCGGTACTGGTCATTCGCAACATGCCAGTGGCGCTGGCCGACACGCTGCTGGGTTTCGGCGCCGGTGTGATGCTGGCAGCCACCGCGTTTTCCCTGATCATTCCGGGGTTGGATGCCGCCCAGTCCATCGGGTTCAGCCCTTGGGGCGCGGGTGGCCTGATCAGCTTCGGCTTGTTGTTCGGTGCGCTGTGCCTGTTTCTGGTCGACCTCAAGGTGTCTGGCGCCTCGCCAGAAGCGCTGGTTGGCCCCGACAATCAGCCGGTGATTGCTGCACGTATCTGGCTGTTTGTCATTGCCATCATTGCGCACAACATCCCTGAAGGCATGGCGATTGGAGTGTCGGCCGGTGGCGGCATGGCCGACGCCGACAGCCTGGCCATGGGCATTGCGTTGCAGGATGTGCCTGAGGGGCTGGTGATTGCGCTGGTGCTGGCCGGGGCGGGCATGCCGCGTTTCAAAGCTTTCCTGATAGGCGCTGCGTCAGGGCTGGTCGAACCGGTGGCCGCAGTGATCTGTGCCTGGCTGGTGAATGTTGCCGAACTCCTGCTGCCGCTGGGTTTGGCCTGTGCGGCGGGGGCGATGCTGCTAGTGGTCACCCAGGAAATCATCCCGGAGTCGCGCAGCAATGGCCACCATCGGCTGGCTAGCCTGGGGTTGTGTATCGGCTTCTGTCTGATGATGGTGATGGATACCGCGATGTCCTGA
- a CDS encoding HPr family phosphocarrier protein, producing MPAREITIINKLGLHARAAAKFVGVAGRFPCQVRVGRAPDKLVDGKSIMAVMMLAAGKGTQVHLHTEGEQDSDAMDALVELINNFFDEGE from the coding sequence ATGCCCGCCCGCGAAATCACCATCATCAACAAGTTGGGCCTGCATGCCCGGGCGGCAGCCAAGTTCGTCGGCGTGGCCGGCCGCTTCCCCTGCCAGGTACGGGTTGGACGTGCGCCGGACAAGCTGGTGGATGGCAAGAGCATAATGGCGGTGATGATGCTGGCAGCGGGCAAAGGCACCCAGGTGCACCTGCATACCGAGGGTGAGCAAGACAGCGATGCCATGGACGCGCTGGTCGAACTGATCAACAACTTCTTCGACGAAGGCGAATAA